The following coding sequences are from one Roseburia hominis A2-183 window:
- the argS gene encoding arginine--tRNA ligase — MKKILDLITGEVTQAFVDCGYDAKYGKVTLSNRPDLCEYQCNGAMAAAKEYKKAPFMIADEVAEKLSGNAMFSMVESVKPGFLNLKLDEAYLADYVAKMQADEGRYGCEKTKEPKTIMIDYGGPNVAKPLHVGHLRSAIIGESIKRIGRFMGHTVIGDVHLGDWGLQMGLIITELRERKPDLVYFDENYTGEYPEEAPFTISELEEIYPTASGKSKEDAAYKEAAMQATYELQHGRRGYQALLSHILNVSVTDLKRNYKNLNVSFDLWKGESDAQPYIPDMVQKMKDDGFAYISDGALVVDVKEDTDTKEIPPCMILKSDGASLYNTTDLATIVWRMKDYHPDELIYVVDKRQELYFTQVFRCARKTGLVKPRTGLKFLGFGTMNGKDGKPFKTREGGVMRLQYLLESVNEEMLKKITENQKAKENLEISEEEAKETAKMIALAAIKYGDLSNQASKDYIFDIDRFTSFEGNTGPYILYTIVRIKSILNKYHSMGKDESGAVIEAAHSASEKNLMLALSGFGAMMENAYEETAPHKICSYIYELANAFNSFYHETKIMSEENEQIQKSYIRLLELTKSVLETCIDLLGFQAPERM; from the coding sequence ATGAAAAAGATCTTAGACCTTATCACCGGGGAAGTCACACAGGCATTTGTGGACTGCGGTTACGATGCAAAGTATGGCAAGGTGACATTATCCAATAGACCGGATCTCTGTGAATATCAGTGCAACGGAGCGATGGCGGCGGCAAAGGAGTACAAGAAGGCGCCGTTTATGATCGCGGACGAAGTGGCGGAGAAGCTTTCCGGGAATGCCATGTTTTCCATGGTGGAATCTGTAAAGCCGGGATTTTTGAATCTCAAGCTGGATGAGGCATATCTGGCGGATTATGTGGCAAAGATGCAGGCGGACGAGGGAAGATACGGCTGTGAGAAGACCAAAGAGCCGAAGACGATCATGATCGATTACGGCGGACCGAACGTGGCGAAGCCGCTTCACGTCGGACATCTGCGCTCGGCGATCATCGGCGAGAGCATCAAGCGCATCGGACGTTTTATGGGACATACGGTGATCGGCGATGTGCATCTGGGCGACTGGGGCTTACAGATGGGACTTATCATCACGGAACTTCGGGAGAGAAAGCCGGATCTGGTATATTTTGATGAGAACTATACCGGAGAATATCCAGAGGAAGCGCCGTTTACCATCTCAGAGCTGGAGGAGATCTACCCGACAGCCAGCGGCAAGTCCAAGGAGGACGCCGCCTACAAGGAGGCGGCGATGCAGGCAACCTACGAACTGCAGCATGGCAGAAGAGGGTATCAGGCACTGCTTTCCCACATCTTAAACGTTTCCGTTACGGACTTAAAGCGCAACTATAAGAATCTGAACGTATCGTTTGATCTGTGGAAGGGGGAATCCGATGCCCAGCCGTACATTCCGGATATGGTGCAGAAGATGAAGGATGACGGATTTGCCTACATCAGCGACGGTGCGCTTGTCGTAGATGTCAAGGAGGATACCGATACCAAGGAGATCCCGCCGTGCATGATCTTAAAATCAGACGGTGCATCCCTTTATAATACGACGGATCTTGCAACGATTGTATGGCGTATGAAGGACTACCATCCGGATGAGCTGATCTATGTGGTGGATAAGCGCCAGGAACTCTATTTTACGCAGGTGTTCCGCTGTGCGCGCAAGACCGGACTGGTAAAGCCTCGGACCGGCTTAAAGTTCCTCGGCTTCGGTACGATGAACGGCAAGGACGGCAAGCCGTTTAAGACCCGTGAGGGCGGCGTTATGCGCCTGCAGTATCTGCTTGAGAGTGTGAACGAGGAAATGCTCAAGAAGATCACGGAGAACCAGAAGGCAAAGGAGAACCTTGAGATCAGTGAGGAAGAGGCAAAGGAGACCGCGAAGATGATCGCGCTTGCAGCCATCAAGTACGGCGACCTCTCCAACCAGGCAAGCAAGGATTACATCTTCGATATTGACCGGTTCACCTCGTTTGAGGGAAATACGGGACCATACATCCTTTACACCATCGTTCGTATCAAGTCGATTCTGAACAAGTATCACAGCATGGGGAAGGATGAGAGCGGTGCAGTGATTGAGGCAGCTCATTCCGCGAGTGAGAAGAACCTTATGCTGGCACTTTCCGGATTCGGCGCCATGATGGAGAACGCGTATGAGGAGACAGCGCCGCATAAGATCTGTTCTTACATCTATGAGCTGGCGAATGCATTCAACAGCTTTTACCATGAGACAAAGATCATGTCCGAGGAGAACGAGCAGATCCAGAAGTCTTATATCCGCCTGTTAGAGCTGACAAAGTCGGTACTTGAGACCTGTATTGATCTGCTGGGCTTTCAGGCACCGGAGCGCATGTAA
- a CDS encoding stage III sporulation protein AE, whose amino-acid sequence MRECGKRSFCLVCMFLVLTGMPVTVQAADYDGGTGSAEKTQETYLKTFLEDLDFAELDTWTKEELFPEQREKFSFSVMVQELLADGIGVTSMEKIGQWLCDALLYEIKTGKTILVEVVLLAAGFSMLKNFSGTFEKNYVSDICFLLVYGVLCVLLLKSFEIYGTVAEEALNGSIDFMKALIPAFGISMVFSSGAESSAAFYQLAFLVIYLVEWLFLSVLLPFIRVYVVTELFNHFFEDEKFQNFTELLAGVISWGMKSAMMAVLGLNVMQGLLAPAKDRLLNGAVSRAAMMIPGVGNVLGGIGELMFGAGILIKNCVGVTALIVLLAVGCIPVLKLACMSVLYKLAAAVAEPVADKRIVGCIKSMAQGGVLYLKLVCYGIVLFFATIALQTAAVTSHA is encoded by the coding sequence ATGAGAGAGTGTGGAAAGAGAAGCTTCTGTCTGGTGTGCATGTTTTTGGTTTTGACCGGAATGCCTGTGACTGTGCAGGCGGCAGATTATGACGGCGGGACGGGGAGCGCGGAGAAGACGCAGGAGACATATTTAAAAACGTTTCTGGAAGATCTGGACTTTGCGGAACTGGATACGTGGACCAAAGAGGAGCTGTTTCCGGAGCAGAGGGAAAAATTCAGCTTCTCCGTGATGGTGCAGGAACTGCTTGCGGATGGAATCGGAGTGACCTCCATGGAAAAAATCGGACAGTGGCTGTGTGATGCCCTGCTGTATGAGATAAAGACCGGCAAAACAATTCTGGTGGAGGTGGTGCTGCTTGCAGCGGGTTTTTCCATGCTTAAGAATTTCTCGGGAACCTTTGAGAAAAATTATGTTTCCGACATCTGTTTCCTGCTGGTCTACGGCGTGCTCTGTGTGCTGCTGCTAAAGTCTTTTGAAATCTATGGAACGGTAGCGGAAGAAGCGCTAAACGGCAGCATCGATTTTATGAAGGCACTCATTCCGGCGTTTGGCATCAGCATGGTATTTTCCTCGGGGGCGGAGAGCTCCGCCGCCTTTTATCAGCTGGCGTTTCTGGTCATTTATCTGGTGGAGTGGCTCTTTCTTTCGGTGCTGCTTCCCTTCATCCGTGTGTATGTGGTGACGGAGCTGTTCAATCACTTTTTCGAGGATGAAAAATTCCAGAATTTTACGGAATTATTGGCTGGAGTGATCTCCTGGGGGATGAAGAGCGCGATGATGGCGGTGCTCGGATTAAACGTCATGCAGGGACTGCTTGCACCGGCAAAGGACCGCCTTTTAAACGGAGCGGTCAGCCGTGCGGCGATGATGATTCCGGGGGTGGGGAATGTGCTTGGAGGAATCGGGGAGCTTATGTTCGGCGCCGGAATACTGATCAAAAACTGTGTGGGGGTGACGGCACTGATCGTGCTGCTTGCGGTGGGCTGCATCCCGGTTCTAAAGCTTGCCTGTATGTCAGTTCTCTATAAACTTGCGGCGGCGGTGGCGGAGCCGGTGGCGGATAAGAGGATTGTCGGATGCATTAAGAGCATGGCGCAGGGAGGCGTGCTTTATCTGAAGCTGGTCTGCTATGGCATTGTACTGTTTTTTGCTACGATTGCGCTGCAGACGGCGGCAGTCACATCACATGCATAG
- a CDS encoding histidine phosphatase family protein: MRLLIVRHGDPDYEHDTLTEKGWREAELLAERLSKLNVKEFYVSPLGRAKDTASLTLQKMNREANECLWLREFDTKIDRPDCPDRKSIAWDWLPEDWTREEEFFRRDLWATQQAMRGGLAPGAHEGNGVRVQKKPDGGVGAEYAWVVSNFDALLAEHGYVREGDIYRVAQANRDTLVFFCHFGLECVLLSHLMNVSPMILWHHTCAAPTSVTTVYTEERRPGVASFRVCGFGDTSHLYAGGESPAFSGRFCETYACDEERHD, from the coding sequence ATGAGATTATTGATTGTACGGCACGGGGATCCGGATTATGAGCATGACACCCTGACGGAAAAGGGGTGGCGCGAGGCAGAGCTTTTGGCAGAACGCCTGTCAAAGCTTAATGTCAAGGAGTTTTATGTGTCGCCGCTCGGGCGGGCGAAGGATACGGCGTCCCTGACGTTACAGAAGATGAACCGCGAGGCAAACGAATGTCTGTGGCTCAGGGAGTTCGACACGAAGATCGACCGACCGGATTGCCCGGATCGAAAGTCGATTGCCTGGGACTGGCTGCCGGAGGACTGGACGAGAGAAGAGGAGTTCTTCCGGCGTGACCTGTGGGCGACACAGCAGGCTATGCGTGGGGGACTGGCTCCCGGCGCGCATGAGGGAAACGGCGTCCGTGTGCAAAAGAAACCGGACGGTGGCGTAGGTGCAGAGTATGCCTGGGTGGTATCAAACTTTGATGCCCTGCTGGCGGAGCACGGCTATGTGCGCGAGGGCGACATCTACCGTGTCGCACAGGCGAACCGCGATACGCTTGTGTTCTTCTGCCACTTCGGACTGGAGTGTGTGCTGCTGTCGCACCTGATGAATGTGTCACCGATGATTCTGTGGCATCACACCTGCGCGGCGCCGACGTCCGTCACTACGGTGTATACCGAGGAGCGCCGTCCCGGCGTGGCATCTTTCCGTGTCTGCGGGTTCGGAGATACCTCACATTTGTATGCGGGTGGCGAGTCTCCTGCATTTTCGGGAAGATTTTGTGAGACCTATGCGTGTGATGAGGAACGGCACGATTAG
- a CDS encoding sodium-dependent transporter yields MNSKDNRSSFSGKIGFVLSAAGASVGLGNIWRFPYLAAKYGGGIFLLIYILLALTFGYTMIVAESALGRMTRKSPVSAFQSFGTKKWLSFGGWINAIIPILIVPYYSVIGGWVIKYLLEYIRGDGAKLAEDGYFSAFISDGASTELCFVLFCMFTLVIIFAGVRNGVERVSKLMMPVLVVLSVIIAVYSVTRPGALAGVKYFLVPNPANFSWMTVVTAMGQMFYSLSIAMGILITFGSYMKKETSIEGSTKNVEIFDTAIAIMAGLMIIPAVFAFSGGDPDTLQAGPALMFITIPKVFANMGLGTFVGILFFLLVLFAAVTSSIALTESAVSTFEDELGWNRRKSTVLVGVIMIALGSLSSLGYGPLANIRIIGMQFLDFFDFLTNSVMMPVAALMTSLLVSRVIGIDRMEEEILHGEGTFRRKKIFVLMIKYLCPVFTMIILASSVANAFGWISM; encoded by the coding sequence ATGAATTCTAAAGACAACAGAAGTTCCTTCTCAGGAAAAATAGGCTTTGTACTCTCCGCCGCAGGCGCCTCCGTAGGTCTCGGAAATATCTGGAGATTCCCGTATCTGGCTGCTAAATACGGCGGCGGAATCTTTCTTCTCATCTACATTCTGTTAGCGCTCACATTCGGCTACACCATGATCGTCGCAGAAAGTGCCCTGGGGCGGATGACGCGCAAAAGTCCAGTCAGTGCTTTCCAGTCCTTCGGGACAAAAAAATGGCTTTCCTTCGGCGGATGGATCAACGCTATTATTCCGATCCTGATTGTCCCCTACTACTCTGTAATCGGAGGATGGGTCATCAAATACCTGCTTGAATACATCCGCGGAGACGGGGCTAAGCTTGCAGAAGACGGTTATTTTTCCGCCTTTATCTCAGACGGCGCATCGACGGAGCTCTGTTTCGTTCTCTTCTGTATGTTTACGCTGGTTATTATTTTTGCAGGAGTCCGTAACGGAGTGGAACGTGTTTCCAAGCTTATGATGCCGGTTCTTGTCGTACTGTCCGTGATCATTGCCGTTTATTCTGTGACAAGACCTGGAGCGCTTGCCGGCGTGAAATATTTTCTTGTACCGAATCCGGCGAATTTTTCGTGGATGACTGTTGTTACAGCCATGGGGCAGATGTTTTATTCACTCTCCATCGCCATGGGAATCTTAATTACCTTCGGTTCTTATATGAAAAAGGAAACTTCCATCGAGGGATCGACCAAGAACGTCGAAATTTTTGATACTGCCATCGCGATTATGGCAGGACTTATGATTATCCCCGCGGTATTTGCATTTTCAGGCGGCGATCCGGACACGCTGCAGGCGGGTCCGGCGCTGATGTTCATCACGATTCCAAAAGTATTTGCCAATATGGGACTCGGCACTTTCGTTGGTATCCTGTTCTTTCTGCTGGTGCTTTTTGCCGCTGTGACAAGTTCGATTGCACTGACAGAAAGCGCGGTCTCTACCTTTGAGGACGAACTTGGATGGAACCGCAGGAAATCCACCGTCCTGGTCGGCGTGATCATGATTGCGCTCGGAAGCCTCTCCTCCTTAGGTTATGGTCCGTTAGCAAACATCCGGATCATCGGCATGCAGTTTCTGGATTTCTTTGATTTTCTGACCAACTCCGTGATGATGCCGGTCGCTGCCTTGATGACAAGCCTTCTTGTATCCAGGGTAATCGGAATCGATCGCATGGAGGAAGAAATCCTGCACGGGGAAGGCACCTTCCGCCGGAAAAAGATTTTTGTTTTGATGATCAAATACTTATGCCCGGTTTTCACCATGATCATTCTTGCAAGCTCAGTTGCCAATGCATTCGGGTGGATTTCCATGTAA
- the spoIIIAC gene encoding stage III sporulation protein AC, giving the protein MSVNLIFKIAAVGILVTVIGQVLKHSGREEHAFLTSLAGLIIVLFWIVPYIYELFETMQSLFAL; this is encoded by the coding sequence ATGAGCGTGAATTTGATTTTTAAGATAGCGGCAGTCGGGATTCTTGTGACAGTGATCGGACAGGTCTTAAAGCACAGCGGCAGGGAGGAGCATGCGTTTTTGACCAGCCTTGCCGGGCTTATCATTGTGCTGTTCTGGATCGTTCCGTATATCTATGAATTATTTGAGACGATGCAGTCGCTGTTTGCGCTGTAA
- the spoIIIAA gene encoding stage III sporulation protein AA, producing the protein MALEIVKIFPVHIREALANDTWKAGLEEIRVRVGSPLEFIYGGESRYLPGREGAYALPSACGYENGYRMTPEDLREMLNYISDYSLYAYSEEVKEGYLTIEGGHRIGMAGQVVKKDGKVTGLSHITFLNVRIAHEKRGCADDILPHIRRSDGIYNTLMLSPPGIGKTTFLRDLIRQLSAGDAGAPGMKVGVVDERSEIAACHLGIPQNDLGPRTDVLDGCKKTEGIRMLLRSMSPQILAVDELGGKEDFAAVKQALCCGCRVLGTVHAGCVQELLDKPYLQACVTQKLFGRYILIERNSRGERSTTIYDERMERIC; encoded by the coding sequence ATGGCTTTGGAGATCGTCAAAATATTCCCGGTGCATATAAGAGAGGCGCTGGCGAACGATACATGGAAGGCGGGACTGGAGGAGATCCGTGTCCGGGTGGGCAGTCCGCTTGAATTTATTTACGGCGGGGAGAGCCGCTACCTGCCGGGGCGGGAGGGCGCGTATGCACTGCCTTCTGCCTGCGGATATGAGAACGGCTATCGGATGACGCCGGAGGACCTTCGTGAGATGCTCAACTATATCAGCGATTATTCACTCTACGCCTACAGTGAGGAGGTAAAGGAGGGCTATCTTACCATCGAGGGAGGACACAGAATCGGAATGGCGGGACAGGTGGTAAAAAAGGATGGAAAAGTGACGGGTCTTAGCCATATCACCTTTTTAAATGTCCGGATTGCACACGAGAAACGGGGCTGCGCGGATGACATTCTTCCGCATATCAGGAGATCGGACGGTATCTATAATACACTGATGCTCTCGCCGCCCGGAATCGGGAAGACGACGTTTTTGCGGGATCTGATCCGGCAGTTGTCCGCGGGGGATGCGGGTGCACCCGGAATGAAAGTGGGGGTTGTGGACGAGCGTTCCGAGATTGCCGCATGCCACCTGGGAATTCCGCAGAACGATCTGGGCCCCCGCACGGATGTGCTGGACGGCTGTAAGAAAACGGAGGGAATCCGGATGCTCCTGCGCTCCATGTCGCCGCAGATTCTGGCGGTGGATGAGCTTGGTGGAAAGGAGGATTTTGCGGCGGTAAAACAGGCACTGTGCTGCGGGTGCAGGGTACTCGGGACCGTGCATGCGGGCTGTGTGCAGGAGCTTCTGGACAAACCGTATCTGCAGGCATGCGTCACACAGAAGCTGTTCGGGCGCTACATATTGATTGAACGGAATTCCCGCGGGGAGCGCAGCACCACAATCTATGATGAACGGATGGAGCGGATATGTTAA
- a CDS encoding stage III sporulation protein AF gives MNAYMRGFVILFVLLVLLSYLPPGKQYRKYIRFYAQLLMVLAALRPLFVLFGGKDTFYEKMAYAQCMEKLSEFSRDTQKIAYLNQDRYRTEYENVIAENIREKVDDMLQEYGLGTQSVTVELGEDHTMQEICIYITDENADEISVGRISVSDAAESGENQEVCGKVKEELAAYYGMEDSGIRVNYVGGT, from the coding sequence ATGAACGCATATATGAGAGGATTTGTCATTCTGTTTGTGCTTCTGGTGCTGCTAAGTTATCTGCCGCCGGGGAAACAATACCGGAAATATATCCGTTTTTACGCGCAGCTTCTGATGGTGCTTGCAGCATTGAGACCGCTGTTTGTACTGTTTGGCGGAAAAGATACGTTTTATGAAAAAATGGCATATGCCCAGTGCATGGAAAAACTGTCGGAATTTTCCCGCGATACGCAGAAAATCGCTTATCTGAATCAGGACAGATACCGCACAGAGTATGAGAATGTCATCGCGGAAAATATCAGGGAGAAGGTGGATGATATGCTGCAGGAGTACGGGCTTGGCACCCAGAGCGTTACGGTGGAACTGGGGGAGGATCATACGATGCAGGAGATTTGTATTTACATCACAGATGAGAACGCGGATGAGATTTCGGTCGGAAGAATCAGCGTGTCAGATGCGGCAGAGTCAGGGGAGAACCAGGAGGTCTGCGGGAAAGTAAAGGAAGAACTGGCGGCGTACTACGGGATGGAGGATTCCGGAATACGGGTGAATTATGTGGGAGGAACGTAA
- a CDS encoding SpoIIIAC/SpoIIIAD family protein, whose product MDIVKIAVLGIAGVFLAIPLKREKGEYSTFVAMVVGICIFIYLLTKVETVLLFVDSIKSQLPVDGRYIGLVVKMVGITYVAEFAANLCRDSGYSAIAGQIEMFAKLSILVVSVPVFGAFLDAVGSFL is encoded by the coding sequence ATGGATATTGTAAAAATAGCGGTTCTTGGCATCGCGGGAGTATTTCTTGCAATTCCGCTCAAGAGAGAAAAGGGAGAGTACAGTACGTTTGTTGCAATGGTTGTGGGAATCTGCATTTTTATCTATCTGCTCACAAAGGTGGAGACTGTACTGCTCTTTGTGGATTCCATCAAGTCGCAGCTTCCGGTCGATGGCAGATACATCGGGCTGGTGGTAAAGATGGTGGGAATCACGTATGTGGCGGAATTTGCGGCGAACCTGTGCAGGGATTCCGGTTATTCTGCGATCGCAGGACAGATTGAAATGTTTGCAAAGCTGTCCATTCTGGTGGTGAGTGTGCCTGTGTTTGGAGCATTTTTGGACGCGGTGGGGAGTTTTTTATGA
- a CDS encoding stage III sporulation protein AB: MLKIMGSILVFAAAAGMAGTYKRELADHLALLYALRKLLVDLSCYGNGTRQPVEVLLGCFVRTPDERLNEICRKIADCLIEKNEKNGEQVWKRVFEEYRKKLCLTGEESALIGEAGGALFGRSEEENHRRLTLILEQLDDRIKTVRGELGEKQKIYATVSMVMGGMLVILLI; encoded by the coding sequence ATGTTAAAAATCATGGGAAGTATCCTGGTCTTTGCCGCGGCGGCGGGGATGGCAGGCACATACAAAAGAGAACTGGCAGACCATCTGGCACTTTTGTACGCGCTGCGGAAACTTCTGGTGGATCTTTCCTGTTACGGAAATGGAACCAGACAGCCGGTGGAAGTTCTGCTGGGATGCTTTGTGAGAACGCCGGATGAACGATTAAATGAGATCTGTCGGAAGATTGCAGACTGCCTGATAGAGAAAAACGAGAAAAACGGGGAACAGGTGTGGAAGAGGGTTTTTGAGGAATATCGGAAAAAACTGTGTTTAACCGGAGAGGAGAGCGCGCTCATCGGGGAGGCGGGCGGCGCGCTTTTCGGGAGAAGCGAAGAAGAAAATCACAGAAGACTCACGCTCATTTTAGAACAGCTGGATGACAGGATCAAAACCGTGCGGGGAGAGCTTGGAGAAAAGCAGAAGATTTATGCGACTGTCAGTATGGTGATGGGGGGAATGCTCGTCATTCTTCTGATTTAG
- a CDS encoding SpoIIIAH-like family protein — protein MKKIFRKNQLVITALALMIAVAGYFSYMNNNMEDGQVTAEASADAGTVQDTYDISEEDMLAEQEIFTDEGTGEELALVEGTETAAVDAAQSGDVAQMTDGAADVENPGEAVLTSTTIANLDYAAEMKLNREQIRSKNKESLLEIVNNTTIDESLKQDAVNKMIAMTDIAEREAAAEMLLEAKGFSDVVVSITEDNCDVVLNMGEVTDAKRAQVEDIVKRKTNIAADKIVITPIVVDESGE, from the coding sequence GTGAAGAAAATATTTCGGAAAAACCAGCTGGTGATAACAGCATTGGCACTTATGATTGCGGTGGCAGGATATTTCAGCTACATGAACAACAATATGGAAGATGGCCAGGTGACGGCGGAAGCGAGCGCGGATGCGGGAACGGTGCAGGATACATACGACATATCGGAGGAGGATATGCTTGCGGAGCAGGAGATCTTTACCGATGAGGGAACCGGGGAGGAACTGGCGCTTGTGGAAGGAACGGAGACGGCAGCAGTGGATGCCGCGCAGTCCGGGGATGTGGCACAGATGACGGACGGTGCCGCGGACGTCGAGAATCCTGGGGAGGCGGTGCTTACAAGCACGACGATTGCGAACCTCGATTATGCGGCGGAGATGAAATTAAACCGCGAGCAGATCCGCTCCAAGAATAAGGAATCCCTGCTTGAGATTGTAAACAATACGACGATCGATGAGAGCTTAAAGCAGGATGCTGTCAACAAGATGATCGCCATGACGGATATTGCCGAGCGGGAGGCAGCTGCGGAAATGCTGCTGGAGGCAAAGGGATTTTCCGATGTGGTGGTGAGCATCACGGAAGATAACTGCGACGTTGTCTTAAATATGGGAGAGGTGACGGATGCAAAGCGGGCACAGGTGGAAGATATTGTAAAACGCAAGACCAACATTGCGGCGGATAAGATTGTCATTACCCCGATTGTGGTGGATGAGAGCGGGGAATAA
- a CDS encoding IS110 family RNA-guided transposase yields the protein MKQIVSVGIDVSKGKSTVCAMIHPNTIIKESFEVLHTVEEMSMLADYIGSLDGEIRIVMESTGHYHLPVAQFLYQKGFFVCVENAYIIRQFSRIMLHGAKTDPLDAKKLAKYGLAYWSELKPYKFHPSCYTELSLLSKQYQTYIKLLIVAKQNVIHLMDEMLPGFKEALDTASSVQFSKVKYVDFAKEFYHVDMIKSMGKEIFRENYKQWCKEKGYRFQSEKADELFHLAEDGIPTLPTEFPSTRLCMEVATEQVSQLGYALEQILSQMQNLAKTLPEYQTIRQMGGMGEKLCVRFIADIGDVRRFHNGKALVAYAGIDAPPYQSGQYTGTKRRISKRGNSALRKTGYEVMKSLKSHPPKTDTRVYDFIIKKENEGKSKKQAKIAGLNKFLQIYYARVMEIYKNIV from the coding sequence ATGAAACAAATAGTAAGTGTAGGAATCGATGTATCAAAAGGGAAAAGCACTGTCTGTGCCATGATACATCCTAATACGATTATTAAGGAATCGTTTGAAGTTTTGCATACCGTAGAAGAAATGTCAATGTTAGCTGATTACATCGGATCACTTGATGGAGAAATTCGTATTGTAATGGAATCAACAGGGCATTATCATCTTCCGGTTGCACAATTTCTGTATCAAAAAGGCTTTTTTGTATGTGTTGAAAATGCATATATTATACGACAATTTTCACGCATTATGCTGCATGGCGCAAAAACAGATCCGCTTGATGCAAAAAAATTAGCAAAGTACGGTTTGGCATACTGGAGTGAACTGAAACCATATAAATTTCATCCAAGCTGCTACACAGAATTAAGTCTATTATCCAAGCAGTATCAGACATACATAAAGCTTTTGATTGTTGCTAAACAGAATGTAATACATTTGATGGATGAGATGCTTCCTGGTTTCAAAGAAGCGCTGGATACAGCAAGCAGTGTTCAATTCTCAAAAGTGAAATATGTGGATTTTGCCAAAGAATTCTATCATGTTGATATGATAAAAAGCATGGGAAAAGAAATTTTTCGAGAGAATTATAAGCAATGGTGTAAAGAAAAAGGATACCGTTTCCAATCAGAAAAGGCAGACGAGCTTTTTCACTTGGCGGAAGACGGTATCCCTACACTACCAACAGAGTTCCCTTCAACCAGACTCTGTATGGAAGTAGCAACAGAGCAAGTAAGCCAATTAGGTTATGCTCTAGAACAAATATTATCACAAATGCAAAATCTTGCAAAGACTTTACCAGAATATCAAACGATACGCCAAATGGGAGGCATGGGTGAAAAGTTATGTGTAAGGTTTATAGCTGACATTGGAGACGTTCGACGTTTCCATAATGGCAAAGCATTAGTTGCTTATGCGGGAATTGATGCTCCGCCTTATCAATCAGGACAATATACCGGCACCAAACGTAGAATAAGCAAACGCGGAAACAGTGCATTAAGGAAAACCGGTTATGAGGTTATGAAAAGTCTGAAATCCCATCCGCCCAAAACAGATACTCGTGTCTATGATTTTATAATTAAAAAAGAGAATGAAGGAAAAAGTAAGAAACAAGCCAAAATAGCCGGTTTAAATAAGTTTTTGCAAATCTATTATGCAAGAGTAATGGAAATATATAAGAATATAGTATAG